From one Paenibacillus terrae HPL-003 genomic stretch:
- a CDS encoding carbohydrate ABC transporter permease: protein MGELNKSMGLGTRSQQQASSKARVHTGSLKIQRLRENALAYTFLAPSLILFAVFMFYPMIKSVYLSLHSTDPAGNVAAYVGLDNFATLFSSGQFLQGIKVTLLFALLTVPVGILLALVLAALTHSKLRGMRIFQFAFSLPMVLSVGSSAVIWKFLFHPTLGMFNYVLSLLHINPVPWLTSPDWALFSVAIMTIWMNLGFNYIILSSGLQGIPDDMYESAKMDGAGPLVTFWRISMPLLSPTIFFVTVVSIIGAFQSFAQINILTKGGPVNSTNVFVYSIYQEAFVNFRFGTGSAQAIVLFVVILLLTMIQFKWVERKVHYQ from the coding sequence TTGGGTGAGCTTAACAAATCTATGGGACTCGGGACGAGGAGCCAGCAACAGGCTTCATCTAAGGCCCGCGTACACACGGGTTCGCTAAAAATTCAGAGACTGCGCGAAAACGCGCTGGCGTATACGTTTTTGGCTCCATCGCTCATTTTGTTTGCTGTATTTATGTTTTACCCGATGATCAAGTCGGTTTATCTCAGCTTGCACTCCACAGATCCCGCAGGAAATGTTGCAGCTTATGTTGGGTTAGACAACTTTGCTACACTTTTCAGCTCGGGTCAATTTCTGCAAGGAATCAAGGTTACGCTCCTGTTTGCACTGCTGACGGTGCCTGTAGGCATTTTACTGGCGCTGGTGCTGGCTGCACTCACACATAGCAAGCTGCGAGGGATGCGCATTTTCCAGTTCGCTTTTTCGTTGCCGATGGTGTTGTCGGTCGGTTCATCTGCGGTCATTTGGAAATTTCTGTTTCATCCGACATTGGGGATGTTTAACTACGTGCTTTCCCTGTTACATATCAATCCGGTTCCGTGGCTGACCAGCCCGGATTGGGCATTGTTCTCCGTAGCGATCATGACCATCTGGATGAATCTAGGCTTTAACTACATTATTTTATCAAGCGGACTTCAAGGGATTCCAGATGACATGTATGAGAGTGCAAAAATGGACGGGGCAGGCCCGCTGGTAACATTCTGGCGAATTTCCATGCCGCTGCTGTCGCCAACGATCTTCTTTGTAACCGTAGTATCCATCATTGGAGCTTTCCAGTCTTTTGCTCAAATTAACATTCTGACCAAGGGCGGTCCGGTGAACAGCACGAATGTGTTCGTGTATTCCATTTATCAGGAAGCCTTCGTTAACTTCCGATTCGGAACGGGCAGCGCACAGGCAATTGTACTATTTGTCGTCATCCTGCTGCTTACGATGATCCAGTTCAAATGGGTGGAAAGAAAGGTGCATTACCAATGA
- a CDS encoding carbohydrate ABC transporter permease encodes MKRHLNSTLVYVLLTIAAALILYPVIYTFFMAVMSPEEASAYPPSFFPHSFHMDNFTEVFEIVPIAAFIGNTFLISGLTMIGQLITASLAAYAFAKMEFKGKNFIFSMFVATMMIPWEVTIIPNYLTVRSWNWLDTYQGLTVPFLATAFGTFLLRQFFLQLPKELFEAARMDGCGHVRYFLFHVLPLSRPALGTLAVYSFLNMYNSYLWPLLITNSENMRTVQIGISMLEFQESTSWNLVFAGTALVILPSLLLLIFGLKQLVRGMAAGALKG; translated from the coding sequence ATGAAACGACATCTTAATTCAACACTCGTGTATGTGTTGCTTACGATTGCGGCTGCTTTGATTTTATATCCGGTCATTTATACGTTTTTTATGGCTGTCATGTCGCCGGAGGAAGCGAGTGCCTATCCACCGAGCTTTTTCCCGCATTCCTTTCATATGGACAATTTTACCGAGGTGTTTGAAATCGTTCCGATTGCAGCGTTCATCGGTAACACCTTTCTCATTTCAGGCTTAACGATGATCGGTCAGCTTATTACAGCCAGCTTGGCGGCCTATGCCTTTGCCAAAATGGAATTCAAGGGGAAGAACTTCATTTTCAGCATGTTTGTTGCGACGATGATGATTCCTTGGGAAGTGACCATTATTCCCAACTACCTGACAGTACGTAGCTGGAATTGGCTTGATACTTATCAAGGGCTGACGGTTCCGTTTCTGGCGACGGCATTTGGAACGTTCCTGCTGCGACAATTTTTTCTCCAGCTTCCAAAGGAATTGTTCGAGGCGGCTCGTATGGACGGGTGTGGACATGTTCGTTACTTCCTGTTCCATGTGCTTCCGCTGTCGCGTCCGGCGCTCGGAACACTGGCTGTATATTCGTTCCTGAACATGTACAATTCGTACCTGTGGCCGCTGTTGATCACGAATAGCGAGAATATGCGTACGGTACAGATCGGAATTTCTATGCTCGAATTTCAGGAATCCACCTCATGGAACCTCGTGTTCGCGGGTACAGCACTCGTCATTTTACCGTCTCTGCTACTGCTGATCTTTGGTCTGAAGCAGTTGGTACGCGGGATGGCCGCGGGTGCACTTAAAGGTTAA
- a CDS encoding ABC transporter substrate-binding protein gives MRFFRLKSALTLLILTAIVVAAGCSNNTAAEKPSSGSDAGTAAGSPVKLTWWHSMSGNGEKAIKQIAADFNASHKDIQVEPVYQGKYDDSLNKLKASLGSNSGPDIIQVYEIGSKFMIDSKMITPVQQFIDADKFDLSQLEPNITRYYTIDGKLNAMPFNTSNPILYYNKDAFKAAGLDPANPPKTYDEFEKVAKALSKDGKSGASIAIYGWFMEQLFANQNADYVNNGNGRNQAATESLLNSDAGVKTLTWWKKMIDEKVVSNLGRNSDDTAKAFSAGQIAMTLDSTASLRNIVEQVGDKFEVGTGFLPRANEAKEGGVVVGGASLYIMNNKPEAQQKAAWEFIKFVASPAVQAQWSVNTGYFPITKAAYDEQVLKDNMVKYPQFQTAVDQLHASAQSMATQGAVMGVFPEARQIVEGAIEAVLSGQQQPKQALDQAAQEITGKIAQYNQTVKK, from the coding sequence ATGAGATTTTTTCGTCTGAAAAGTGCTTTGACCTTGCTCATTCTGACTGCAATAGTTGTTGCAGCAGGCTGTAGCAATAACACGGCGGCTGAGAAGCCAAGCAGCGGTAGCGATGCGGGAACAGCGGCAGGTTCTCCAGTGAAGTTGACTTGGTGGCATTCCATGTCCGGTAACGGTGAAAAAGCGATCAAGCAAATCGCCGCTGACTTTAACGCCAGCCACAAGGACATTCAGGTAGAGCCCGTATACCAAGGCAAATATGATGACAGCTTGAACAAGCTGAAAGCGTCGCTTGGCTCCAACAGCGGTCCGGACATCATTCAGGTGTATGAAATCGGCAGTAAATTCATGATCGATTCCAAGATGATCACTCCTGTACAACAATTTATTGATGCAGACAAGTTCGATCTGTCGCAGCTTGAGCCGAATATTACCCGGTATTACACCATCGATGGTAAATTGAATGCAATGCCTTTCAATACGTCGAATCCGATCTTGTACTATAACAAGGATGCTTTTAAAGCGGCGGGACTTGATCCGGCTAATCCTCCAAAAACATATGATGAATTCGAAAAGGTTGCAAAAGCCTTGAGCAAGGACGGAAAATCCGGTGCATCCATCGCGATCTATGGCTGGTTTATGGAGCAGTTGTTTGCTAATCAGAATGCGGATTATGTGAATAATGGCAACGGACGCAATCAGGCAGCAACGGAATCGCTGCTGAATTCGGATGCAGGTGTGAAAACCCTGACTTGGTGGAAAAAAATGATCGACGAAAAGGTTGTATCCAATCTGGGACGTAACTCCGACGATACTGCCAAAGCTTTTTCCGCAGGACAAATTGCCATGACACTGGATTCCACCGCTTCGCTGCGTAATATTGTGGAGCAGGTTGGCGATAAGTTCGAGGTAGGCACTGGCTTTCTGCCAAGAGCGAACGAAGCGAAAGAAGGCGGCGTGGTTGTAGGCGGCGCGAGCTTGTACATCATGAACAACAAGCCTGAAGCCCAGCAAAAGGCAGCGTGGGAGTTCATTAAATTCGTTGCTTCCCCGGCTGTACAGGCACAATGGAGCGTGAATACGGGGTACTTCCCAATCACCAAAGCAGCTTATGACGAGCAGGTACTCAAAGACAATATGGTGAAATACCCGCAATTCCAAACCGCTGTTGACCAATTGCACGCATCGGCGCAATCCATGGCTACACAAGGCGCAGTGATGGGCGTATTCCCGGAAGCGCGTCAAATCGTAGAGGGTGCAATCGAGGCGGTCTTGAGCGGACAGCAACAGCCAAAACAGGCATTGGATCAAGCAGCACAAGAGATTACAGGCAAAATTGCACAATACAATCAAACGGTAAAAAAATAA
- a CDS encoding TetR/AcrR family transcriptional regulator — MKNQTKEIIFNGALKAFSERGFNETNMEEIARVCGIAKGTLYYNFKNKQDLYIYILKMGMERFVQDIHEAMAQVPKEQIELRVRKLIQVHIEFIGREPDFCRLLVSKGWVSQEQHFNIRQVLADYFDFMEAEIDAGKFYGKISSKLDAKTTANCLFGIYIFAPMRSMVWGETMNRQEVRESIEVFVCNALGVQYK, encoded by the coding sequence ATGAAAAACCAGACGAAGGAAATTATTTTTAACGGTGCGCTCAAGGCTTTTTCCGAACGTGGCTTCAATGAAACTAATATGGAGGAAATCGCAAGGGTATGCGGTATTGCCAAAGGGACCCTTTATTACAACTTCAAAAATAAACAAGATCTGTACATTTATATTTTGAAGATGGGGATGGAGCGTTTTGTTCAGGATATCCATGAAGCTATGGCTCAGGTTCCGAAGGAGCAGATAGAACTTAGGGTTCGCAAGCTGATCCAAGTACATATTGAGTTCATTGGAAGAGAGCCGGATTTTTGTCGTTTGCTGGTTAGTAAGGGATGGGTTTCGCAGGAGCAGCATTTTAATATCAGGCAGGTATTGGCTGACTATTTTGATTTTATGGAAGCGGAGATCGACGCAGGTAAGTTTTATGGAAAAATTTCGAGTAAGCTGGATGCGAAAACGACGGCAAACTGCTTATTTGGTATTTACATTTTTGCACCGATGCGGTCGATGGTTTGGGGCGAAACCATGAATCGGCAGGAGGTTCGCGAAAGTATTGAAGTATTTGTATGTAACGCGCTGGGTGTGCAATATAAATAG
- a CDS encoding HlyD family secretion protein: MKAKKYTIYAVLIVLIAVGIYALTAFQKGGSSLSADQSSSIPTAYVESDTLNASFKMAGRIDQMLVNEGDKVKKGQVLAHLESRELEDKVKQAQAALLAAKSNVSKAKAGVLQAQAGVGQAQATVSAAQAKKSQGTTSVGVTAQASSSQIEQAQAASAAAKAKLDALKSGARPQELEQAQVSVKAAKETLDLTAKNLERAKKLQEAGAATQASLDQATLDHQQAEAKYNSASQQLNMVREGSRKEEITAAEAQYRQALAAVKEAQAGAGKVTLQQEDVKAAQASVEQAQSAVKAAQSTVEQAQAAVAGANAQVAQAEAALQEAQTYLSYTTLLASEDGIVKSKSLSLGEMASAGFPVYTIETSTQRWAKFYVPETSLNGLQAGDTVQVKLLSGGKELKGKVILLESAADFAIQKPSQSSGDKDVRSFGVKIALPDLAASVPTGSTVLFTGKGAQ; the protein is encoded by the coding sequence ATGAAAGCTAAAAAATATACGATTTATGCTGTACTTATTGTTTTAATTGCTGTAGGGATTTATGCTTTGACCGCTTTTCAAAAGGGGGGGAGTAGCTTGTCTGCGGATCAGTCCTCTTCCATTCCGACAGCTTATGTAGAATCGGATACGCTCAATGCCAGCTTTAAGATGGCGGGACGTATTGATCAGATGCTCGTGAATGAGGGCGACAAGGTGAAAAAAGGGCAGGTGTTAGCCCATCTGGAAAGCCGTGAGCTGGAAGACAAGGTGAAACAGGCACAGGCGGCATTGCTGGCTGCCAAGAGTAATGTGTCTAAAGCGAAGGCTGGCGTATTGCAGGCACAAGCGGGAGTGGGGCAGGCACAGGCTACCGTGAGTGCAGCTCAGGCCAAAAAGAGCCAGGGCACCACATCCGTCGGCGTGACTGCACAGGCTTCCTCCAGCCAGATCGAACAGGCACAAGCGGCGTCGGCTGCGGCCAAAGCGAAGCTGGATGCCCTCAAGAGCGGCGCAAGACCGCAAGAGCTGGAGCAAGCACAAGTGAGTGTAAAGGCCGCCAAGGAAACGCTGGATCTGACCGCTAAAAATCTGGAGCGCGCCAAAAAGCTTCAAGAAGCCGGGGCAGCAACCCAAGCCTCACTGGATCAAGCGACGCTGGACCATCAACAGGCGGAAGCCAAGTATAATTCAGCATCACAGCAACTGAATATGGTACGCGAGGGAAGCCGCAAGGAAGAAATTACGGCGGCTGAAGCACAATACCGTCAGGCATTGGCTGCGGTGAAGGAAGCACAGGCAGGAGCAGGCAAGGTTACTTTGCAGCAGGAGGATGTCAAAGCCGCACAGGCTTCGGTTGAACAGGCGCAATCTGCGGTGAAGGCGGCGCAATCCACGGTAGAGCAGGCCCAGGCGGCGGTTGCAGGTGCCAATGCACAGGTGGCCCAGGCGGAAGCTGCCCTTCAGGAAGCTCAGACCTATTTGAGCTACACCACGCTCCTCGCATCCGAGGATGGCATTGTAAAATCCAAATCACTCAGCTTGGGCGAAATGGCCAGCGCAGGCTTCCCAGTCTATACGATTGAAACTTCGACTCAGCGTTGGGCTAAATTCTATGTGCCGGAAACGTCTTTGAATGGTCTCCAAGCAGGGGATACTGTACAAGTTAAACTGCTGTCGGGCGGCAAGGAGCTGAAAGGTAAAGTCATTTTGCTGGAATCGGCTGCTGACTTCGCTATTCAAAAACCGAGCCAAAGCTCCGGTGATAAGGATGTCCGTTCCTTTGGCGTTAAAATAGCTTTGCCGGATCTTGCGGCTTCGGTTCCGACAGGCTCCACGGTTCTGTTTACAGGCAAAGGGGCGCAGTAA
- a CDS encoding ABC transporter permease, producing the protein MQDQQERLRIRDVFREEWLSIFRDRRFMAILLITPIMYTILFGFLYSHQRITEMPVTVYDGDNSQLSRQIIQAFDATDSFAVTRQATNQEDVVRQVETGEAKVGIVIPDNFTTRLKHGENPPVLTLIDGSNMMYSNSASRIANQVISSVSAGVSVNSMKQKGMNADQAASTLTTIPFRSRVLFNPVYDYKLFMPLGVISAALQQCLLLGIALSCTRDKEVGTWARFAAWKNTPWRLAIAKLAPYYVAGAFNVLTVFSISALCFDIPFRGQVLPLILVSLAFNFALCGLGFLFSLFSKTRVDATQTLMLIAVPSFMLSGYTWPLEAMPGFLRGLAEILPLTYYLDAVRNITLKGLDITYVFKDTIALGVIGCVSLLVSFAIYPLFFRQRQTADQPADISTQEGITLKG; encoded by the coding sequence ATGCAGGATCAACAGGAAAGACTTCGTATCCGCGATGTATTTCGTGAGGAATGGCTGAGCATCTTCCGGGATCGACGCTTTATGGCTATTCTGCTGATTACGCCGATTATGTATACCATCTTGTTCGGGTTCCTGTATTCTCATCAGCGGATTACCGAGATGCCTGTCACGGTATATGACGGAGACAATTCGCAGCTCAGTCGCCAAATCATTCAGGCGTTCGATGCGACAGATTCGTTTGCCGTTACACGGCAGGCCACCAATCAGGAGGATGTGGTTCGTCAGGTGGAAACCGGGGAAGCCAAGGTAGGCATCGTCATTCCCGACAATTTCACCACTCGGCTTAAGCATGGGGAGAACCCGCCCGTGCTGACCCTGATTGACGGTAGTAACATGATGTATTCCAACAGCGCCAGCCGGATCGCAAATCAGGTCATCAGTAGCGTGAGCGCCGGGGTTTCGGTCAATTCCATGAAGCAAAAGGGAATGAACGCCGATCAGGCCGCCTCAACGCTGACTACGATCCCGTTCCGGTCCAGAGTGCTGTTCAACCCGGTATATGATTACAAGCTGTTCATGCCGCTGGGGGTCATTTCTGCGGCTCTCCAGCAGTGTTTGCTGCTTGGTATTGCTTTGTCCTGTACGCGGGATAAGGAAGTAGGGACCTGGGCAAGATTTGCCGCATGGAAAAATACCCCTTGGCGCTTGGCTATTGCCAAGCTGGCACCGTATTATGTAGCGGGAGCCTTCAACGTGCTGACTGTATTCAGTATTAGCGCCTTATGCTTTGATATTCCGTTCAGGGGGCAGGTGCTGCCGCTGATTCTGGTATCGCTGGCCTTTAACTTTGCCTTGTGCGGTTTAGGGTTCCTGTTTAGTCTCTTTTCCAAGACCAGAGTGGATGCGACCCAAACCCTCATGTTGATTGCCGTTCCTTCCTTTATGCTGTCAGGCTATACGTGGCCGCTGGAAGCGATGCCCGGCTTCTTGCGGGGACTTGCCGAAATATTGCCATTGACGTATTATCTGGATGCTGTACGGAACATCACCCTCAAAGGGCTGGATATCACGTACGTCTTCAAGGATACGATTGCCCTGGGCGTTATTGGCTGTGTGAGTCTGCTGGTGTCCTTCGCTATTTATCCGCTATTCTTTAGACAGCGTCAGACGGCAGACCAGCCTGCCGATATATCAACCCAAGAGGGAATTACACTTAAAGGCTAA
- a CDS encoding glycine betaine ABC transporter substrate-binding protein — MIPKLPIAEWIQTIVDWMGIHLAGFFNVISSVIEAVVGFFSGLFMLPHPLVFIVIIGIIAFMIGRVQLTLFTVIGFLLIDNLGYWSETMNTLGLVITSALVSIVIGIPIGIWCAYSKTASRIITPLLDFMQTMPAFVYLLPAVTFFSLGVVPGVIASVIFAIPPTIRMTNLGIMQVSSELVEASDAFGSTSAQKLFKVQLPLAMPTLMAGINQTIMLSLSMVVIASMIGAEGIGAVVYRAVTQLQIGKGFEAGLAVVVLAIVLDRFTQNLFKPAKRGKSRISTKQKVWITSAVTAIILIAGASQYFVGSNQSASGKGNAAANPVGEEVGYKIIGIDAGAGIMKSTAKALKDYNLSDWKLVEGSGAAMTATLDKAMKAKKPIIITGWTPHWMFNKYDLKYLEDPKKSYGEAEGIHTIARKGLQQDAPIAYEFLKRFKWTPEDMGEMMVAIQGGTSPEQAAKDWADKHADKVQEWTQGLQPVHGDTFKLSYVAWDSEIASTNLLKYILENKLGYKVTALQVEAGPMWTGVASGDVDASPAAWLPLTHADYWAKYKDKLDDLGANMTGVKTGLVVPAYMNVKSITDLQGNGAAPASAAAGDFGKEVGYRIVGTDPGAGLMKLTAKAMKEYDLSDWKLLESSGAAMTATLDKAIKAKQPIVVTGWTPHWMFNKYDLKYLKDPKKAYGDKEEIHTIARKGLKQDAPVAYEFLSRFKWTAEDMGEVMIAIQDGTAPQQAAKNWADKHSDKVQEWIKGLQPVHGDPLKLSYAAWDSEIASTNVLKYVLEQNLGYKVTALQVEIGPMWTGVAGGSVDATAAAWLPLTHADYWAQYKDKVDDIGTSMTGVMSGLVVPSYVPIDSIEDLKTQ; from the coding sequence TTGATACCGAAACTGCCAATCGCTGAGTGGATTCAGACTATTGTAGACTGGATGGGTATTCATCTGGCTGGATTTTTTAATGTTATCTCTTCTGTTATTGAAGCTGTTGTAGGCTTTTTCTCTGGGCTGTTCATGCTTCCGCACCCTCTGGTGTTCATCGTGATCATCGGGATTATCGCGTTTATGATCGGCCGGGTTCAGCTTACGCTGTTTACTGTCATCGGCTTCCTGCTGATTGACAATCTCGGCTATTGGAGCGAAACGATGAATACGCTTGGACTGGTCATCACGTCCGCACTCGTATCCATTGTCATCGGGATTCCGATCGGGATCTGGTGTGCGTACAGCAAAACGGCGTCACGCATTATTACGCCTTTGCTTGATTTCATGCAGACGATGCCCGCGTTCGTGTACTTGCTCCCTGCGGTTACCTTTTTCAGCCTGGGTGTTGTACCGGGCGTTATCGCATCTGTTATCTTCGCGATCCCGCCAACTATTCGTATGACGAATCTGGGGATTATGCAAGTGTCGAGTGAATTGGTCGAAGCCTCTGACGCATTCGGTTCAACCTCGGCGCAAAAGCTGTTCAAAGTACAGCTTCCGCTGGCTATGCCAACCTTGATGGCTGGTATTAACCAGACGATTATGCTCTCACTGTCTATGGTCGTTATTGCTTCCATGATCGGTGCGGAAGGTATCGGTGCCGTTGTATACCGTGCCGTGACACAGCTGCAAATTGGTAAAGGTTTTGAAGCCGGATTGGCTGTCGTTGTTCTGGCTATCGTGCTTGACCGTTTCACACAGAACCTGTTCAAACCTGCGAAAAGAGGCAAAAGCCGCATATCCACCAAGCAAAAGGTATGGATTACATCTGCGGTTACGGCTATCATTCTGATCGCTGGCGCATCGCAATATTTTGTTGGATCGAATCAATCTGCATCTGGCAAAGGAAACGCTGCTGCCAACCCGGTTGGCGAAGAAGTTGGCTACAAGATTATCGGAATTGATGCCGGGGCAGGTATTATGAAATCAACTGCCAAGGCGTTAAAGGACTACAATTTGTCCGATTGGAAGCTGGTAGAAGGTTCCGGTGCAGCCATGACTGCAACTCTGGACAAAGCTATGAAAGCGAAAAAACCGATCATTATTACAGGTTGGACGCCACACTGGATGTTCAACAAATATGATCTCAAATATTTGGAAGACCCTAAAAAATCTTATGGTGAGGCCGAGGGTATTCATACGATTGCCCGTAAAGGACTGCAACAGGATGCTCCTATCGCTTACGAGTTTCTGAAACGGTTCAAATGGACGCCGGAAGATATGGGTGAAATGATGGTTGCCATTCAAGGCGGAACCAGTCCTGAGCAAGCTGCCAAGGATTGGGCTGATAAGCATGCCGATAAGGTGCAGGAATGGACCCAAGGACTGCAACCTGTCCATGGTGACACCTTCAAGCTGAGTTATGTGGCTTGGGATTCTGAAATTGCCAGCACGAATTTGCTGAAATATATTTTGGAAAACAAATTGGGCTACAAAGTAACCGCGTTGCAAGTTGAAGCAGGTCCAATGTGGACGGGTGTCGCCAGTGGTGATGTGGATGCTTCTCCGGCTGCATGGCTGCCACTGACACATGCGGATTACTGGGCTAAATACAAGGATAAGCTTGATGATCTGGGCGCTAATATGACGGGTGTCAAAACGGGATTGGTCGTGCCAGCTTATATGAATGTCAAATCTATTACTGATTTGCAAGGCAATGGAGCCGCTCCGGCTTCTGCCGCTGCGGGGGACTTTGGCAAGGAGGTCGGATACCGTATTGTTGGTACCGACCCCGGCGCTGGTCTCATGAAGCTGACTGCCAAAGCTATGAAGGAATACGACTTGTCTGACTGGAAGCTGCTTGAAAGCTCCGGGGCTGCTATGACAGCTACACTGGACAAAGCGATCAAAGCCAAGCAGCCCATCGTTGTAACAGGCTGGACTCCTCACTGGATGTTTAACAAGTATGATTTAAAATACTTGAAAGACCCTAAGAAGGCTTATGGTGATAAGGAAGAAATCCATACAATTGCCCGTAAAGGCTTGAAACAGGATGCTCCTGTTGCTTATGAATTTCTGAGCCGCTTTAAGTGGACTGCTGAAGATATGGGTGAAGTGATGATTGCTATTCAGGACGGTACTGCCCCGCAGCAGGCCGCCAAGAACTGGGCCGATAAGCATTCAGACAAGGTGCAGGAATGGATTAAGGGCTTGCAGCCTGTCCATGGCGATCCTTTGAAGCTGAGCTACGCTGCCTGGGATTCTGAAATTGCCAGTACGAATGTATTGAAATATGTATTGGAGCAAAATTTGGGTTATAAAGTGACTGCCCTTCAGGTAGAGATTGGCCCCATGTGGACAGGCGTTGCAGGCGGGAGTGTGGATGCTACCGCCGCTGCCTGGCTCCCACTGACGCATGCCGATTACTGGGCTCAGTACAAGGATAAGGTGGACGACATCGGAACCAGCATGACCGGCGTTATGTCCGGACTCGTTGTTCCATCCTACGTACCCATTGATTCGATTGAGGACTTAAAGACGCAATAA
- a CDS encoding quaternary amine ABC transporter ATP-binding protein, whose amino-acid sequence MTILEVKNVSKLFGPHAEQGVPLLEQGWGKERLAKEKQITVGVNRANMEIKQGEIFVIMGLSGSGKSTLVRMLNRLIEPTSGEILVHGKDLRKMNKEQLREVRRKTISMVFQKFALFPHRTVLENVEYGLEIQKVEKTKRQEKAQQALELVGLKNWGDKMPDELSGGMQQRVGLARALANDPEVLLMDEAFSALDPLIRRDMQDELLELQDKMKKTIVFITHDLDEALRIGDRIALMRDGSVVQIGTPEEIMIQPANSYVARFVEDVDLSKVLTAAHVMLRPETITMDRGPRVALELMRERGISNLFVIDRTKKLLGVINAEDAVHALRNNLKIEDILMTDGPQVAAETVINDLFEITSSSKVPLAVVDDKQKLLGVIVRGALLGALGGDVTTTKEVNALDTETANR is encoded by the coding sequence ATGACGATTTTGGAAGTCAAAAATGTCAGCAAACTCTTTGGTCCTCACGCAGAGCAAGGTGTTCCGCTCCTGGAGCAAGGCTGGGGCAAGGAAAGGCTGGCCAAAGAAAAACAAATTACCGTTGGTGTCAATAGGGCCAATATGGAAATTAAGCAAGGTGAAATTTTCGTTATTATGGGTCTTTCGGGCAGTGGCAAGTCCACTTTAGTGCGAATGCTAAATCGCTTGATTGAGCCTACCTCCGGTGAAATTCTGGTCCACGGCAAGGATCTCCGTAAGATGAACAAAGAACAACTCCGCGAAGTTCGTCGTAAAACCATCAGCATGGTTTTTCAAAAATTCGCCCTGTTCCCACACCGGACTGTATTGGAAAATGTAGAATACGGCCTTGAAATACAAAAGGTAGAAAAAACGAAACGCCAGGAAAAAGCACAGCAAGCGTTGGAACTGGTTGGTCTTAAAAACTGGGGCGATAAAATGCCCGATGAACTGAGTGGTGGTATGCAGCAGCGTGTCGGTCTGGCACGGGCGTTGGCTAATGACCCTGAAGTGCTTCTGATGGATGAAGCATTCAGCGCACTGGACCCCCTCATTCGCCGTGACATGCAGGATGAGCTGCTGGAGCTTCAAGATAAAATGAAGAAAACGATCGTATTTATCACCCATGACCTGGATGAAGCGCTGCGGATCGGTGACCGGATTGCATTGATGCGGGACGGATCGGTCGTGCAGATCGGTACACCGGAAGAAATTATGATCCAACCGGCTAACTCTTATGTAGCCCGCTTCGTCGAGGATGTGGATCTGTCCAAGGTATTGACGGCTGCTCATGTTATGCTTCGTCCAGAAACGATTACAATGGATCGCGGTCCACGTGTTGCTCTGGAATTGATGCGCGAACGCGGGATTTCCAATCTGTTCGTCATTGATCGTACCAAGAAACTTTTGGGCGTTATCAATGCTGAAGATGCTGTCCATGCGCTGCGCAACAATTTGAAAATTGAAGATATTCTCATGACGGACGGACCGCAGGTTGCTGCTGAAACCGTCATTAATGACTTATTCGAAATTACAAGCTCTTCCAAGGTACCACTGGCTGTGGTCGATGACAAACAGAAGCTTTTGGGTGTTATCGTCCGTGGAGCTTTGCTGGGCGCACTTGGCGGAGATGTAACCACCACGAAGGAGGTGAATGCCCTTGATACCGAAACTGCCAATCGCTGA
- a CDS encoding GbsR/MarR family transcriptional regulator — translation MSLYQLGDEQQASLQKIRKRVIEAIGKNMDLYGITLSAGHLYGLLFFADKPMTLDEMGREMEMSKTSMSTGVRTLLDLKMVNKVWSKGSRKDLYEVEYDWHQTFTDFFAIKWRKAVETNLLVLRKAIEELDRLLEQGGEYEEFKAVLQQDRLKMKQAVAYYKWLDRLIDSMESEEIYKLIPKEEVRD, via the coding sequence ATGAGCTTGTACCAGTTAGGTGATGAGCAGCAGGCTTCGCTGCAAAAAATTCGCAAACGTGTCATAGAAGCTATAGGTAAAAATATGGACTTGTATGGGATCACCTTGTCTGCGGGGCATTTGTACGGTTTGCTTTTTTTTGCGGATAAACCGATGACGCTGGACGAAATGGGCCGTGAAATGGAAATGAGCAAAACGAGCATGAGTACTGGTGTCCGAACGCTGTTGGATCTGAAAATGGTCAACAAGGTGTGGAGCAAAGGCTCGCGCAAGGATTTGTATGAAGTCGAATATGACTGGCATCAAACGTTCACGGACTTCTTTGCTATTAAATGGAGAAAAGCGGTGGAAACGAATTTGCTGGTGCTGCGCAAGGCCATTGAGGAGCTGGACAGATTGCTGGAGCAGGGCGGGGAATATGAGGAGTTTAAGGCTGTTCTCCAGCAGGATCGTTTGAAAATGAAGCAGGCTGTTGCCTATTACAAGTGGCTGGACCGACTGATTGATTCGATGGAAAGCGAAGAAATATACAAGCTGATCCCGAAGGAAGAGGTTCGTGATTAA